A DNA window from Synergistales bacterium contains the following coding sequences:
- a CDS encoding Ni/Fe hydrogenase subunit alpha produces MATTRKIEVNPVTRIEGHGKITVNLDESGQVDSARFHVTQFRGFELFCQGRDFREMPVITPRICGICPVSHHLASAKACDQILGVEVTPTAHKLRELMHMGQIVQSHALSFFHLSSPDLLFGFDADPAVRNVAGLAEKFPELAVKGIKLRKFGQEIIKALGGKKIHPWHSIPGGVNRSLKAGERDGFLAQIPEMKGIVGEALKLIKGYLAEHGDEARRFATYQSAYMGLVNEGKLELYHGKVRIRGARGRIIDEFQGDDYLDYIGEHVEPWSYLKFPFYKPLGFPHGSYRVGPLGRVNACDDIATPEASAELALFREGMQDGMVHYTMYYHYARLIEALYGLERLEELLHDGDITGSDLRVTTRNINPRGIGVIEAPRGTLFHHYEVDDRGAISRVNLIVATAGNNDAMNRGVELVAREYIKGGEVTEGIMNRMEHTIRCYDPCLSCSTHAVGKMPLALTVYDADGNEQASRVKE; encoded by the coding sequence ATGGCAACCACCCGTAAGATAGAAGTGAACCCCGTAACAAGGATAGAGGGCCACGGCAAGATCACCGTCAACCTCGACGAAAGCGGTCAGGTGGACAGCGCCCGATTCCACGTTACGCAGTTCCGCGGGTTTGAGCTCTTCTGCCAGGGCAGGGATTTCCGGGAGATGCCGGTGATCACGCCCAGGATCTGCGGCATCTGCCCGGTGAGCCACCATCTGGCGTCGGCCAAGGCCTGTGACCAGATCCTCGGCGTGGAGGTCACCCCCACAGCCCACAAGCTGCGCGAACTGATGCACATGGGGCAGATCGTGCAGTCCCACGCGCTGAGCTTCTTCCACCTCTCCAGTCCGGACCTGCTCTTCGGCTTCGACGCCGACCCGGCGGTCCGGAACGTGGCGGGGCTGGCCGAGAAGTTCCCCGAGCTGGCCGTGAAGGGCATCAAGCTCCGCAAGTTCGGCCAGGAGATCATCAAGGCCCTGGGCGGCAAGAAGATCCACCCCTGGCACAGCATCCCCGGCGGCGTCAACCGGAGCCTCAAGGCCGGGGAGCGCGACGGCTTCCTCGCCCAGATCCCCGAGATGAAGGGGATCGTCGGGGAGGCGCTGAAGCTGATCAAGGGCTATCTGGCCGAGCACGGCGACGAGGCCAGGCGCTTCGCCACCTACCAGTCGGCCTACATGGGTCTGGTCAACGAGGGCAAGCTGGAGCTCTACCACGGCAAGGTGCGCATCCGCGGCGCCCGGGGCCGGATCATCGACGAGTTCCAGGGCGACGACTACCTGGACTACATCGGCGAACACGTGGAGCCCTGGAGCTACCTGAAGTTCCCCTTCTACAAGCCCCTGGGCTTCCCCCACGGCTCCTACCGCGTGGGGCCGCTGGGCCGCGTCAACGCCTGCGACGACATCGCCACCCCCGAGGCCTCGGCCGAGCTCGCCCTCTTCCGGGAGGGCATGCAGGACGGCATGGTGCACTACACCATGTACTACCACTACGCCCGCCTCATCGAGGCGCTCTACGGCCTGGAGCGGCTGGAAGAGCTGCTGCACGACGGCGACATCACCGGCAGCGACCTGCGGGTGACCACCCGGAACATCAACCCCAGGGGAATCGGCGTCATCGAGGCGCCCCGGGGCACGCTCTTCCACCACTACGAGGTGGACGACCGCGGCGCCATCTCCCGGGTGAACCTCATCGTGGCCACGGCGGGCAACAACGACGCCATGAACCGCGGTGTCGAGCTGGTGGCCCGGGAGTACATCAAGGGCGGGGAGGTCACCGAGGGGATCATGAACCGCATGGAGCACACCATCCGCTGTTACGACCCCTGCCTCTCCTGCTCCACCCACGCCGTGGGCAAGATGCCCCTGGCGCTCACCGTCTACGACGCCGACGGCAACGAGCAGGCCTCACGGGTCAAGGAGTAG
- a CDS encoding hydrogenase maturation protease, which yields MEVLVIGYGNPFREDDAVGHQLAPEMKEALEEAGHSVRLLLEQQLLPELTEEFRGKDRVLFVDAHVAEEPVEESYRLVRVEPAREGGEGLNIHSFGPDWLLHLAETVGTEVPEAWLLSVAGSSFNFSEELSPPCRRRTEEALTAFRRWVARGMA from the coding sequence ATGGAGGTACTGGTGATCGGGTACGGCAATCCCTTCCGCGAGGACGACGCCGTGGGGCACCAGCTGGCGCCGGAGATGAAAGAGGCGCTTGAGGAGGCCGGCCACAGTGTGCGGCTGCTGCTGGAGCAGCAGCTGCTGCCCGAGCTGACCGAGGAGTTCCGCGGCAAGGACAGGGTGCTCTTCGTGGATGCCCATGTGGCCGAGGAGCCCGTGGAGGAGTCCTACCGCCTGGTCCGGGTGGAACCGGCCAGGGAGGGCGGCGAGGGGCTCAACATCCACTCCTTCGGCCCCGACTGGCTCCTGCACCTGGCCGAGACCGTGGGCACCGAGGTCCCCGAGGCCTGGCTGCTCTCCGTGGCCGGGAGCTCCTTCAACTTCAGCGAGGAGCTGTCGCCCCCCTGCCGGCGGCGCACCGAGGAGGCCCTGACTGCATTCAGGCGGTGGGTCGCCCGGGGAATGGCCTGA
- a CDS encoding transposase → MSGEARYSDAFRKDAVSLVLDHWYTCKDAAERLGVPKSTMTNWARKQRNGNNGNTRSQRQRDLEAQVRKLEKQLENAEKECEIVAEAADLFARKCHEITCVR, encoded by the coding sequence ATGAGCGGGGAAGCCCGTTACTCAGATGCATTCAGAAAGGACGCTGTGTCCCTGGTGCTTGACCATTGGTACACCTGCAAGGATGCCGCCGAGCGTCTCGGTGTTCCCAAGTCCACCATGACCAACTGGGCGCGGAAGCAGCGCAACGGGAACAACGGCAATACCCGCAGCCAACGGCAGCGCGATCTGGAAGCCCAGGTACGCAAACTGGAAAAACAGTTGGAGAACGCCGAGAAGGAGTGCGAAATCGTAGCAGAGGCCGCGGACTTGTTTGCGAGAAAATGCCACGAGATCACCTGCGTCCGTTAG
- a CDS encoding HAD hydrolase-like protein — protein MVSRNCREAVEIAAERVGIALPDFVRTRDEEPVKPDPGALWVAARELGVRPWRCTVVGDFLYDLIGARRAGMRAVLVQRPREAWKQWADLTCQTMEAFRVLLREPRPYVPLEYKELSPETLAARWQLVAHLPADHPEPGRSVLTAAAHGLGTLTVSSEATVEEPQWRCWCGLDAAWMGGSLLEACEESVRYRYPQMRILPGENGITIPPDYHSIGEWIARALP, from the coding sequence GTGGTCTCCCGGAACTGCCGCGAGGCGGTGGAGATCGCCGCGGAGCGGGTGGGGATCGCCCTGCCCGATTTCGTCCGCACCCGCGACGAGGAGCCCGTGAAGCCCGACCCCGGCGCCCTCTGGGTGGCCGCCCGGGAGCTGGGCGTGCGTCCCTGGCGCTGCACCGTGGTGGGGGACTTCCTCTACGACCTCATCGGCGCCAGACGGGCGGGGATGCGGGCCGTGCTGGTCCAGCGTCCACGGGAGGCCTGGAAACAGTGGGCCGATCTGACCTGCCAGACTATGGAGGCGTTCCGCGTCCTGCTCCGGGAGCCCAGGCCCTATGTCCCCCTGGAGTACAAAGAGCTATCCCCGGAGACCCTGGCGGCCCGCTGGCAGCTGGTGGCCCATCTCCCGGCGGACCACCCCGAACCGGGACGGTCTGTCCTGACGGCGGCCGCCCACGGGCTGGGGACGCTCACGGTGTCCTCAGAGGCTACGGTGGAGGAGCCGCAGTGGCGCTGCTGGTGCGGTCTCGACGCCGCCTGGATGGGCGGGTCGCTGCTTGAGGCCTGCGAGGAGAGTGTGCGCTACCGATATCCCCAGATGCGCATCCTCCCCGGCGAAAACGGCATCACCATTCCCCCCGACTACCACAGCATCGGCGAGTGGATCGCCAGGGCCCTCCCATGA
- a CDS encoding helix-turn-helix domain-containing protein gives MSVVELIKEHEGKTLEFKQDISSPRNLLKTLVAFANSAGGRVVIGVEDKTREPLGVENPLDEEERLCNLIADSISPRLVPNIEMTTIDSKTLLVVEVFPSNSRPHYLRSEGPETGVYVRLGSTNRQADRELSAELLRSVEGRSFDELPMPELSVDDLDIEAVQKNFAGGRKLNEQALLTLKLLVRHQKRLVPTKGGMLLFGRQRTQHFPDAWVQCGRFAGTEKIDIFDHIDIDVPLPQAVDEIMLFLKKHAYRSADLSAVRRKDFWSIPLGILREMVINALVHSDYSQRGAPIRIVFLDDRIEVESLGILLPGLTIEEMKQGVSRIRNPVIARMFKELNLIEQWGTGVRRIFAEARDLGLPEPNIEEIGLRLRCTVYLAKQHQNKNQTAGDLQYTSGVESGVESGVESGVESGVESGVESPAMAVQVLSLLRERPCAKSEIARKLGKARPTRYLNDVVARMLREGYVAYTIPDKPRSPLQRYQLTERGKQRLEAER, from the coding sequence ATGAGTGTAGTTGAACTGATTAAGGAGCACGAAGGCAAGACCCTGGAATTCAAACAGGATATCTCCTCACCGCGAAATCTTCTGAAGACATTGGTTGCCTTTGCCAATAGTGCCGGCGGCAGGGTGGTTATCGGCGTGGAAGACAAGACGCGGGAGCCGCTGGGCGTTGAGAATCCACTTGATGAAGAGGAACGGCTCTGCAATTTGATTGCCGACTCCATCAGTCCCCGCCTGGTGCCCAACATCGAAATGACCACAATCGATAGCAAGACACTGCTGGTCGTTGAGGTTTTCCCCAGTAATTCCCGTCCCCACTACCTGCGCTCCGAAGGGCCGGAAACCGGAGTATATGTAAGACTCGGTTCCACCAATCGCCAGGCCGACCGGGAACTGAGCGCCGAACTGCTCCGATCCGTTGAGGGAAGATCGTTTGATGAATTGCCTATGCCCGAGTTGTCTGTTGATGATCTGGATATCGAAGCGGTACAAAAGAACTTTGCAGGTGGGCGAAAGCTGAATGAGCAAGCCTTACTGACCTTGAAACTGCTGGTCCGCCATCAAAAGCGGCTGGTGCCGACCAAAGGTGGGATGCTACTTTTTGGCAGGCAGCGAACACAGCACTTTCCCGATGCCTGGGTCCAATGCGGCCGATTCGCCGGTACCGAAAAAATCGATATTTTTGACCATATCGATATCGATGTTCCGCTCCCCCAAGCGGTCGATGAGATTATGCTGTTTCTGAAAAAACACGCCTACCGCAGCGCGGATCTCTCTGCGGTGCGTCGAAAAGATTTCTGGAGCATCCCTCTGGGAATTTTGCGCGAGATGGTGATCAATGCCCTGGTGCATAGCGACTACTCACAACGCGGTGCTCCCATTCGGATCGTCTTTCTTGATGACCGCATCGAAGTAGAAAGCCTGGGTATCCTTCTGCCCGGTCTGACCATCGAAGAGATGAAACAGGGCGTCTCACGCATCCGCAATCCAGTTATTGCCCGCATGTTCAAGGAACTGAACCTGATCGAACAATGGGGCACCGGTGTGCGCCGCATCTTCGCGGAAGCCCGGGATTTGGGCCTGCCGGAACCAAACATTGAAGAGATTGGCCTGCGCTTGCGTTGTACCGTCTATCTGGCGAAGCAGCACCAAAACAAAAACCAAACGGCCGGAGATCTCCAGTACACATCAGGGGTAGAGTCAGGGGTAGAGTCAGGGGTAGAGTCAGGGGTAGAGTCAGGGGTAGAGTCAGGGGTAGAGTCGCCGGCGATGGCTGTACAGGTTCTCTCTCTTTTGCGCGAGCGGCCCTGTGCCAAGTCGGAGATAGCGAGGAAGCTCGGCAAGGCCAGACCGACACGGTATCTCAATGATGTGGTGGCCCGGATGTTGCGTGAAGGATATGTGGCGTACACCATCCCCGACAAGCCCAGGAGCCCCCTGCAGAGATATCAGCTCACCGAAAGGGGGAAACAGAGACTGGAGGCGGAACGATGA
- a CDS encoding molybdopterin-dependent oxidoreductase produces the protein MKEITLTIDGKVCKGVQGETILEIANKNEVYIPTLCYLEGLTPIGSCRMCVVEVENNPKLLTACTTPAQDGMVVHTKTEKLYNYRRQILELLFAGRNHYCMFCSQSEDCELQRLAIEHGMDHVRYPFLYADFENDASDADLQMDHNRCILCLRCIRVCAEKVGAHTLDLQKRGWDATVISDLGQKLGESDTCVDCGACAQVCPTGTITVREFAYRGKRNDCDDIVESVCPLCAVGCRIKAYVRTGTVARVEGTGTSQPDGGQLCHKGRWHLPESTERERVTTPMIREGVHYREASWEEALSLVAEEFKESYDNKSAGALVSSLCTDEELGVFSAFFKEGMQMSHIDTFDGDVLRGFARGFEPFRRQGVRPFTAAHNLLDSDCIVTLCADPQDEAPVVASYVRVATLKNEATLVNVSSWGEAFPGLTDINIPLKRACGDPGMLNELAAAVSAMQQSAEMPEERENLYEEYEQALTRAAEKADVERETMEQLVKCMVSSEKTTLVLGGSVATDPNVVTAAANLAIAAQAFRDDGLGLVPLVRSGNSLGTINTMLSDEPWIGEENRDFLYVYSTGLVPEDKQEYKEHLAAAANAKFVVVQTPYMVKPLVNFADVLLPAPAWYERSGHYCTIEGERRKLNVIVPPRGEVKGLATVFDALAEKMGITIRQPEIAPCASLFESKIPASQAQMVTEQGVTS, from the coding sequence ATGAAAGAAATCACCCTGACCATAGATGGCAAGGTATGCAAGGGCGTCCAGGGAGAGACCATCCTTGAGATCGCCAACAAGAACGAAGTCTATATCCCCACCCTCTGCTATCTGGAGGGACTGACCCCCATCGGCTCCTGCCGGATGTGCGTGGTCGAGGTGGAGAACAACCCCAAGCTTCTCACGGCCTGCACGACCCCCGCCCAGGACGGCATGGTGGTGCACACCAAGACGGAGAAGCTCTACAACTACCGCCGGCAGATCCTGGAGCTGCTCTTCGCCGGCCGGAACCACTACTGCATGTTCTGTTCCCAGAGCGAGGACTGCGAGCTGCAGCGGCTGGCCATCGAGCACGGCATGGACCATGTCCGCTATCCCTTCCTCTACGCCGATTTCGAGAACGACGCCTCCGACGCGGACCTGCAGATGGACCACAACCGCTGCATCCTCTGCCTGCGCTGCATCCGGGTCTGCGCCGAGAAGGTGGGGGCCCACACGCTGGACCTTCAGAAACGCGGCTGGGACGCCACGGTGATCTCCGACCTGGGACAGAAGCTCGGCGAGAGCGACACCTGTGTGGACTGCGGCGCCTGCGCCCAGGTCTGCCCCACCGGCACCATCACCGTCCGGGAGTTCGCCTACCGGGGCAAGCGGAACGACTGCGACGACATCGTGGAGAGCGTCTGCCCCCTGTGTGCCGTGGGGTGCCGCATCAAGGCCTACGTCCGCACCGGCACGGTGGCCCGCGTGGAGGGCACCGGCACCAGCCAGCCCGACGGCGGCCAGCTCTGCCACAAGGGGCGCTGGCACCTGCCGGAATCCACCGAGCGCGAGCGGGTCACCACACCGATGATCCGCGAGGGCGTCCACTACCGTGAAGCCTCCTGGGAGGAGGCCCTCTCGCTGGTGGCCGAGGAGTTCAAGGAGTCCTACGACAACAAGAGCGCCGGCGCGCTGGTCTCCAGCCTCTGCACCGACGAGGAGCTGGGCGTCTTCTCGGCCTTCTTCAAGGAAGGCATGCAGATGTCGCACATCGACACCTTCGACGGCGACGTGCTCCGCGGCTTCGCACGGGGCTTCGAGCCCTTCCGCCGGCAGGGCGTCCGCCCCTTCACAGCCGCCCACAACCTGCTGGACAGCGACTGCATCGTCACCCTCTGCGCCGATCCCCAGGACGAGGCGCCGGTGGTGGCCAGCTACGTCCGCGTGGCCACCCTGAAAAACGAGGCCACCCTGGTCAACGTCTCCAGCTGGGGCGAGGCCTTCCCCGGTCTGACGGACATCAACATCCCCCTCAAGCGCGCCTGCGGCGATCCCGGCATGCTCAACGAGCTTGCCGCGGCGGTCTCGGCGATGCAGCAGTCCGCCGAGATGCCCGAGGAGCGGGAGAACCTCTACGAGGAGTACGAGCAGGCCCTGACCCGGGCCGCCGAGAAGGCCGACGTGGAGCGGGAGACCATGGAACAGCTGGTCAAGTGCATGGTTTCCTCCGAGAAGACCACCCTGGTCCTCGGCGGGAGCGTGGCCACCGATCCCAATGTGGTCACCGCCGCGGCCAACCTGGCCATCGCCGCGCAGGCCTTCCGTGACGACGGCCTCGGCCTGGTGCCGCTGGTCCGCAGCGGCAACAGCCTGGGCACCATCAATACGATGCTCAGCGACGAGCCGTGGATCGGCGAGGAGAACCGGGACTTCCTCTACGTCTATTCCACCGGTCTGGTTCCGGAGGACAAGCAGGAGTACAAGGAACACCTGGCCGCCGCGGCGAACGCCAAGTTCGTGGTGGTCCAGACGCCCTACATGGTGAAGCCGCTGGTGAACTTCGCCGACGTGCTGCTCCCGGCGCCGGCCTGGTACGAACGGAGCGGCCACTACTGCACCATCGAAGGCGAGCGGCGGAAGCTCAATGTCATCGTTCCGCCCAGGGGCGAGGTGAAAGGGCTGGCCACGGTCTTCGACGCACTGGCCGAGAAGATGGGCATCACCATCAGACAGCCCGAGATCGCGCCCTGCGCGAGCCTCTTCGAATCGAAGATCCCTGCCTCGCAGGCACAGATGGTTACCGAACAGGGGGTGACGTCATGA
- a CDS encoding NADP oxidoreductase yields MSKVKLATAWLEVCSGCHMSFLDIDEEIVPLLEKVQICYSPVADPKAIPKVDVGVISGALGNDEEMEIAREMRENCDILIGWGDCAVFGGINCMRNTYSREEALVEAYVNSPSTVNPEGILPGEDIPTLLPKALPIDYAVKVDVYVPGCPPDAETILWVFKELLEGRIPKVPVDMMRYD; encoded by the coding sequence ATGAGCAAGGTCAAACTGGCGACGGCGTGGCTGGAGGTCTGCTCCGGCTGCCACATGTCCTTTCTCGATATCGACGAGGAGATTGTCCCGCTTCTCGAGAAGGTGCAGATCTGCTACTCCCCGGTGGCGGACCCCAAGGCGATCCCCAAGGTGGACGTGGGGGTCATCTCCGGCGCTCTTGGCAACGACGAGGAGATGGAGATCGCCAGGGAGATGCGCGAGAACTGCGATATCCTCATCGGCTGGGGCGACTGCGCCGTCTTCGGCGGCATCAACTGCATGCGCAACACCTACAGCAGGGAGGAGGCGCTCGTCGAGGCCTATGTCAACTCGCCGAGCACCGTCAACCCCGAGGGCATCCTCCCCGGCGAGGATATCCCCACACTGCTTCCCAAGGCACTGCCCATCGACTACGCCGTCAAGGTGGACGTCTATGTTCCCGGATGCCCGCCCGACGCCGAGACGATCCTCTGGGTCTTCAAGGAGCTGCTCGAAGGGCGTATCCCCAAGGTGCCTGTTGACATGATGCGGTACGACTAG
- a CDS encoding DUF1016 N-terminal domain-containing protein codes for MAPAAGVPRINGPELLADIPELVDLARQPVAVAVNAELTLLYWDIGRLNVEGQTGETWRWGIDQQMAGDLQGESPCVGGFSASNLWGMKGFFKTYQGLEKLAPLVRENGWNHKSQSWSVVTSPGSGNSISV; via the coding sequence ATGGCGCCCGCCGCGGGTGTCCCGCGCATAAACGGCCCAGAACTGCTTGCCGACATCCCCGAACTCGTTGATCTGGCGCGGCAGCCCGTGGCCGTTGCCGTCAATGCCGAGCTGACGCTGCTCTATTGGGATATCGGGCGGCTGAACGTCGAGGGGCAGACTGGAGAGACCTGGAGGTGGGGCATTGACCAGCAAATGGCTGGAGATTTGCAGGGGGAGTCCCCCTGCGTGGGCGGTTTTTCAGCTTCCAATCTCTGGGGGATGAAGGGATTCTTTAAGACTTATCAAGGGCTTGAAAAACTCGCACCATTGGTGCGAGAAAATGGCTGGAACCACAAATCGCAATCATGGAGCGTTGTTACGTCCCCCGGGAGCGGGAATTCTATATCCGTGTGA